From a single Dermacentor albipictus isolate Rhodes 1998 colony unplaced genomic scaffold, USDA_Dalb.pri_finalv2 scaffold_35, whole genome shotgun sequence genomic region:
- the LOC135897232 gene encoding sulfotransferase 1B1-like, with the protein MDEESYHYVEGLWMHKLFKDEAILSAMNYKPRERDVLVVTYPKCGTNWTQFIVYNILTHAAPVSTIVEFRITCPYIDLTGASSAENPLRTGPIITHFPFSVLRPVDCAKYIYVARNPYDCAVSFYHFMKGLTPRTVTDVSFEKFLSLYLEGKVLYGDYFDHLLPWYEHRGAENILFITYEQLKADTRSEVLKIADFLGEEHGTALRKDDDLLQRVLHACSLESMKAIFNVKPADLAKMMLKASPEMSETFAGLKDVAELKDEMHEGSGFVRNGIVGDWRNYFTAEQVQRTKEWIRKKTQGNDVMALWEGCDLP; encoded by the exons ATGGACGAAGAGTCATACCATTACGTCGAAGGCCTGTGGATGCACAAGCTCTTCAAGGATGAAGCTATCCTCTCCGCAATGAACTACAAACCACGGGAGCGAGACGTCCTAGTCGTTACGTACCCGAAATGCGGCACCAATTGGACGCAGTTTATCGTTTACAACATCTTAACACATGCGGCGCCGGTCTCCACCATTGTGGAGTTCAGAATTACGTGCCCGTATATCGATTTGACTGGAGCAAGTTCTGCTGAGAACCCGTTGAGAACTGGCCCCATTATAACACACTTCCCCTTCAGCGTTTTACGTCCAGTGGACTGTGCCAAGTACATCTACGTAGCCAGGAACCCTTATGACTGTGCCGTGTCCTTCTACCACTTCATGAAGGGGCTGACTCCGCGAACTGTAACCGATGTTTCCTTTGAGAAGTTCCTCAGCCTCTACTTGGAAGGAAAG GTCCTCTACGGCGACTACTTCGATCACCTACTGCCATGGTATGAGCATCGAGGAGCAGAAAATATTCTCTTCATCACATATGAACAACTGAAGGCGGACACAAGGTCGGAAGTGCTCAAAATCGCCGATTTTCTTGGTGAAGAACACGGAACTGCCTTGCGTAAAGACGATGACCTTCTTCAGAGAGTCCTCCACGCCTGCAGTCTGGAAAGCATGAAGGCGATCTTCAATGTAAAACCAGCGGACCTGGCAAAGATGATGCTGAAAGCTTCACCGGAGATGTCAGAGACGTTTGCAGGGTTGAAGGACGTGGCCGAGCTAAAGGACGAAATGCACGAGGGCTCCGGCTTTGTTCGCAACGGAATCGTCGGCGATTGGCGAAACTATTTTACTGCTGAGCAGGTACAGCGAACGAAAGAATGGATCAGGAAAAAGACACAGGGAAATGACGTCATGGCACTCTGGGAAGGCTGTGATCTCCCATGA